Below is a window of Thermococcus sp. MV5 DNA.
TTCAGTTCAGGAAAAAAGATCTATGTAAATAGGCAGTATTACTCCCAACGACATTGACCAAATGGAAAAGACTAAAATACATTTATAGTCTTTTTGTATAGGTGAGAACATGAGCGAAGAAAAACCCCTCCTACTTGACAAGACACTTGAGAAATGGAAAGGAAAAAGAGTTGCTCTTGCAGTTAGTGGAGACCACTCTTTCACCGGAACTCTGGAAGAATTTGATGAAGAAGTCATTGTGCTTGAAAACGTTGCAGATGTTGTTGGGAATAGAGGAAAATCCTTAATAGTTAAGATAGATGATATCAACTGGATAATGCTTCTAGAGTGATTAAAATGAAGGCCATAGCTTTTGTAGGTTTTAAAAAGAGTGGAAAGACCTCCGCATTAGAAAAAGTTGCAAATGAACTCAAGAACAGAGGATACAAAATAGCAATAGCCAAGAGCATGCATACTAATTTTGATAACAAGAACACAGACACATGGAAATTCAAACAGATAGCAGATTATGTTATTGTTAGGGCCCAGGAAACTGACGCTTTACTTTTTGAGGCCAAAGATATAAATGCATTATTTTCAATAATTCCCGAAGTGGATTTCCTTCTTCTTGAGGGATTTAAAACAGCAAGACACATGCCAAAAATAATATGTGCAAAAAGTGAAGAAGAGGTAGATGCCCTCAATGACGATCTAGCAATTGCAATTAGTGGAATTATAGCAAATAACAGGATACATCAAATAAAAGGATTACCTGTGATAAATGCTCTTGAAAACCCCGAGAAACTGGCCGATTTAATCGAAGAAAAAGCATTTATGTTGCCAAACCTTGATTGTAGAATGTGTGGTCTCACTTGCTATGAAATGTCAAAATCAATTATCAGAGGAGAAAAAAGCATCAAAGACTGTGTCGTCATAAGCTCAAAGCCCCAAGTAGTTGTGAAAGTTGATGGAAAAGAGCTCCCAATGAAAGATTGGGTTCAAGAGTTAGTAAAAAAGACCATTGAAGGTATGCTCTCAGCTATGAAAGGGTATAAAGAAGGACGAAAAATTGAGATTATAATAACTAACAAGTGACTCAATCAAGGATTACCACTCCAATCTCTTTGATTTCTCCATTCTTTAAGATAAATGCCCCGTAAGTTCCAAGAGTGCTGACTATTAACCATACATTTCTCCACAAATTCATTCCTTTTAGATCCTTGCCGGAGGGATAATGGGGAGAATTAATATGAGAATGGAAAATTCCAATTATCTCTAACCCTTCCTTTTCAGCTATTTGAAAAACTTCTAAAGTTTCCAATGGATCCACTTCAAATTCTATTGGGGAATCTAACTTATTTTTCGTGAAAACTATTTCCTCTACGAAAAATCTATCTTCGCGTTCTTGTCCGAGTAAAAAACCGCATATTTCAACTTTACTTTCTTTTGCCCTCTGAAGTATTTCGTACAGATGTACGCCTTTTATATAAAGGGCCTTCATAGGAGATTTTTCGTCTTTATTGCTTAAACATTTTTTGTTCATTGATGTATTTTTCTGTACAGAAAAGCTTATAAAAATGTTTACAAAGAGCAAGGCTTGGGCCCAATGTACTACTACCCAGGGTGATATGGGGGTGAAGAAATGCTCGCAAGAATAGTTTACTACAGACTAAATTCAATCCCCGAAGAAGAAATAATAGCTGTTAATAAGATTGAAAAAGCCATTAAAATAGCTGAGAGAAAACTAGGGAATGATATAGTGGGATTTGAAATCGAAATAATCTGATCATGATCGCCTTCTTCTCCCCTTTTATTTTATATGCAAGCTTTTATCATATCCGTTCTGCCTACCCGTTAATTGTGTGTAGTGTGTTAATTTCGTAACGGGTAGGCTTCCAGCCTCCCATCTTCATCGGCTGGCTTTCGGGGGGAACGGAGACTCCCCACATCTTCAAGGCTTTCAAGCGAATATTCCAACTTCCAACAACGTCCCTATCGGCTTCAAAACCACAGTTTGAACACTTCAAAACCCTGTGCCCATTCGGGCTTAATTTACTCCCACATATCGGGCACAGGGAGGAAGTGTAAGCGGGATTCACGAAAACAACCTTTACTCCTTTCAGCTTTGCTTTGTATTCGATTATGCTCTGGAGCTTCAGGAAGCTCCAGCGGTGAAGTCTCCCATTCATTTCAGCAGAGTATCTGATTGAATCCCTAATTTCAGTCAAATCCTCTAAGGCAATACCACCGTATTTCTCTGCCAACT
It encodes the following:
- a CDS encoding LSm family protein, producing MSEEKPLLLDKTLEKWKGKRVALAVSGDHSFTGTLEEFDEEVIVLENVADVVGNRGKSLIVKIDDINWIMLLE
- the mobB gene encoding molybdopterin-guanine dinucleotide biosynthesis protein B; translated protein: MKAIAFVGFKKSGKTSALEKVANELKNRGYKIAIAKSMHTNFDNKNTDTWKFKQIADYVIVRAQETDALLFEAKDINALFSIIPEVDFLLLEGFKTARHMPKIICAKSEEEVDALNDDLAIAISGIIANNRIHQIKGLPVINALENPEKLADLIEEKAFMLPNLDCRMCGLTCYEMSKSIIRGEKSIKDCVVISSKPQVVVKVDGKELPMKDWVQELVKKTIEGMLSAMKGYKEGRKIEIIITNK
- a CDS encoding M67 family metallopeptidase — translated: MKALYIKGVHLYEILQRAKESKVEICGFLLGQEREDRFFVEEIVFTKNKLDSPIEFEVDPLETLEVFQIAEKEGLEIIGIFHSHINSPHYPSGKDLKGMNLWRNVWLIVSTLGTYGAFILKNGEIKEIGVVILD
- a CDS encoding RNA-guided endonuclease TnpB family protein, with the translated sequence SLPDGEFVQIITHEREIRTGYFVKRRKIQKKLRTGKRRRELLEKYGERERNRLNDLYHKLANKIVELAEKYGGIALEDLTEIRDSIRYSAEMNGRLHRWSFLKLQSIIEYKAKLKGVKVVFVNPAYTSSLCPICGSKLSPNGHRVLKCSNCGFEADRDVVGSWNIRLKALKMWGVSVPPESQPMKMGGWKPTRYEINTLHTING